The following proteins are encoded in a genomic region of Corythoichthys intestinalis isolate RoL2023-P3 chromosome 5, ASM3026506v1, whole genome shotgun sequence:
- the dus2 gene encoding tRNA-dihydrouridine(20) synthase [NAD(P)+]-like isoform X3 — translation MAGRLSFANITALAPMVRVGTLPMRLLALDYGADVVYCEELIDIKMAQCHRLENEVLQTVDFVAPDDRVMFRTCEKEKQRVVFQMGTADPDRALTVARLVEKDVAAIDVNMGCPKEYSTKGGMGAALLSNPDKIEAILKNLVSGVSVPITCKIRILPSLEDTLTLARRIEKTGVAAIAVHGRFKEERPRHPVHCDYIRAVAQAVSIPVIANGGSLDLVKSYGDIQAFREATGASSVMLARAAMWNPSVFRSEGPLPLDDVMIQYLKYALRYDNHAFNSKYCLCQMLRDKVESVLGKRVQTAQDNSELSAAYGLEEFFSETQAELQARRDTLRSHDRCEDDLITMDGDITTMALKFQRREYPPQLTPKMFLLEWSRRQKIEQPTYQTVQRAQDRAFQSTVKVENREYRSSLWEKSKKFAEQASAVVCLRALGIPDGRVGEENGRQLHKRKFEDEHKVDEEKRKKLTVNDRETRACEDKT, via the exons ATGGCTGGCAGGCTAAGCTTCGCAAACATCACCGCTTTAGCCCCAATGGTCCGGGTGGGCACACTGCCCATGAGGTTGCTGGCACTGGACTATGGAGCTGATGTTGTCTACTGTGAA GAGCTGATTGACATCAAAATGGCGCAATGTCACAGGCTAGAGAATG AGGTTTTGCAGACGGTGGATTTTGTTGCTCCGGATGATCGCGTCATGTTCAGGACGTGTGAGAAAGAGAAGCAGCGAGTCGTCTTCCAGATG GGCACCGCTGACCCGGATCGAGCCCTCACTGTGGCCCGACTGGT AGAAAAGGATGTAGCGGCCATTGACGTGAACATGGGCTGCCCTAAAGAATACTCCACAAAG GGCGGGATGGGCGCGGCTCTTCTGTCCAATCCTGACAAGATCGAGGCG ATCCTCAAGAATTTGGTGAGCGGCGTCTCTGTCCCCATCACCTGTAAGATCAGGATACTACCCTcg CTGGAGGACACGCTGACTTTGGCACGGAGGATCGAGAAGACGGGTGTGGCCGCCATCGCTGTCCACGGCAG GTTCAAAGAGGAGCGTCCCAGACATCCAGTCCATTGCGACTACATCAGAGCCGTCGCCCAGGCCGTGTCCATCCCTGTCATCGCAAA CGGGGGCTCCCTGGACCTCGTTAAGAGCTATGGCGACATCCAAGCCTTCAGGGAGGCCACAGGTGCCTCATCTGTCATGTTGGCACGAGCGGCAATGTGGAACCCATCAGTGTTTCGCAGCGAGGGACCACTTCCTCTCGATGATGTTATGATCCAATACCTCAAATAT GCACTGCGCTATGACAACCACGCCTTCAACAGCAAGTACTGCTTGTGTCAGATGCTGAGAGACAAAGTAGAATCCGTGCTGGGGAAACGCGTTCAGACTGCACAGGACAACTCAGAACTCAG TGCGGCGTACGGTCTTGAGGAGTTTTTCAGCGAGACGCAGGCAGAGCTTCAGGCTCGCCGCGACACCCTGCGGAGTCACGACCGGTGTGAGGACGACTTGATCACCATGGATGGCGACATCACCACTATGGCCCTCAAGTTTCAACG ACGTGAATATCCTCCTCAGCTCACACCAAAGATGTTTCTTCTGGAGTGGAGCCGACGCCAAAAGATAGAGCAGCCCACCTACCAAACT GTCCAACGTGCACAGGACCGAGCCTTCCAGTCCACCGTGAAAGTGGAAAACCGGGAATACAGATCCTCGCTCTG GGAAAAGTCTAAGAAGTTTGCCGAGCAGGCGTCTGCGGTGGTTTGCCTGCGCGCTCTTGGAATTCCAGATGGTCGTGTCGGAGAAGAAAATGGCAGACAGCTACataaaagaaaatttgaagATGAGCACAAAGTAGACGAAGAAAAACGGAAAAAACTAACTGTCAACGATCGTGAAACCAGAGCTTGTGAAGACAAAACTTGA